Genomic segment of Kibdelosporangium phytohabitans:
ACGTCGCGCCTGTTCCTGTTCTCGTCGGGCCAGGCCCGATCATTCGCTGACTTTTCTCCTAGGACACGGAGCCCCCGTCGCAGAAGCGGGGGCTTCGCGGCGTTCGGAGCGGTCTCACCCGCGTTTACTGGGCTTTCACCACCCGAGAGGCAGGCTGTGCGGTGATGAGCCAGCACCCTGAGCAAGATCCGACCCCTGAGCCTGACCGGCTCGGTCCGCGCCCGCTGCGCAGGCCGGCGGTCGACCCCGCTCAGGCAGCTGTGTTCGGCAGGCCGGCCGGAGTGGACAGCGCTTTCGCCGCGCGCAACGGCAGCCACCCCGATCCGGCGTTGCGCACAGCGCCGCCGCCCGCGGCCGCGCTGGTCGAAGCGTTCAGCCGGCCCTCGGACGACACCGGGGTGCTGCTGCAGCGCCCGCCGGGCGAGACGGACGGCGAGCAGTCCGCGGACTCCCCGCTGTGGTCGAAGGACGCCGACCCGTGGCGTGACCCGGGTGCGGGCGCCATGATCGGCCCGCCCGCGCTCGACAAACCGGAACCCGAGGCCAAGGAGCAGGTCGCCGCCGACGCCGGGCGCCTGCTCAGCGTGCCCGAGCTGCTGTTCGGGCGACGCGTCAAGGCAAGCGCGTTGATCATCCTCGCCGTGGTCGTGCTGGTGATCGGCGGCGCGGGTGGCGTGGTCGGCTGGTTCATCGCCCGCACCGGCGATTCGCTGACCAGCGACGTGACGCTGGCCGAAGTGTCGCCGGGGGTGCAGCGCCCGCCCGGCTCGATCTCCGACATCGCCAAGCGAGTCGCGCCCTCAGTCGTGTCGATCGAGCTGCACGGCCCCAACGCCAGCGGTGTCGGCTCCGGCGCGGTGATCGACGGGCAGGGCTACATCATCACGAACAACCACGTGATCGAGAACGCGGCGAAGGACACAGCGATCAAGATGACCGCCGTGTTCCAGGACGGCAGCCGCGCGGACGCCAAAGTGGTCGGCCGTGACCCGAAAACCGACCTCGCGGTGATCAAGGTCCAGGTCAACAACCCGACCGTGCTGCAGTTCGGCGACTCCGAGTCGCTGCAGGTCGGCGACACCGTGATCGCGGTCGGCTCACCGCTGGGCCTGTCCAACACGTTCACCGAGGGCATCGTCAGCGCGTTGCACCGGCCCCGCCTGATCCCCAACGGCGGCGGCGACCCGCCGGTGGCCTACGACGCGATCCAGACCGACGCGTCCATCAACCGGGGCAACTCCGGCGGGCCGCTGGTGGACGCCACGGGCGCGCTGGTCGGCATCAACTCGTTCATCGTCCCGGCCAGTGAGGACGGCGGCAGCGTCGGGCTCGGCTTCGCGATCCCGTCCAACTTCGCCCGCAAGATCGCGCAGACCCTGATCAGGGACGGCCAGGTCAAGCACCCGGAGATCGGCATCAACGCGGTCAGCGACGTGAGCGCCGAGTCCTCACAGGGCGCCCGCGCCGCGAACATCGTCGAGAACGGTGCGGCCCAGAAAGCCGGTATCCGCGAAGGCGACATCATCACGAAGGTCGGCGACCGCATCGTGCGGAACTCGCCGGAGCTGACCGTGGCGGTACGGGCACATGAAATCGGCGCGAAGGTTCCGGTCGTGCTCGTGCGAGACGGCAGAGAACTGACTATCGACGTGGTCTTGCAGTCCGACTGAGTCGGTAAGCTGAAGAAGCTGACTTGGTGGAGGTTGCGGCATGTTCGAGAGCATCGGGTGGCTGGAGATCCTTGTCCTGCTGCTGGCTGGGCTGTTCATCCTCGGGCCGGAGCGCCTGCCGTCGGCTGCCGCCTGGATAGGCAAGAGCATCCGCAAGGTGCGCGAGTTCGCGACCGGCGCCCGTGACCAGCTGCGCAACGAGATGGGCCCGGAGTTCGACGAACTACGCAAGCCACTGGAGAATCTCCGCGAACTGCGCAGCTTCGACCCGAAGCGCATGGTGACCCAGCACCTGTTCAACGACGAGCCCGCCAACGGCAGCAAACCCAACGGCTACACACCGCCGCCTCCGGCACCGCCTGCGACTCAAACCCCGCCGCCGCTCAACCCCGGCGAGAAGCCTCCTTTCGACCCGGACGCCACCTGATCGCCCATCTCGAGCTACCTGCTCGCCCATCTTGGGCCGAGTGACCACCCATCTTGGGCCGAGTGTCCGGCTGCTTCGGGTCGGGTGGCCGATCATCTGGAGCTGGCTGTGCGGCTATCTCGGGTCGGGGTGGCCAATCACCTTGAGCCGAGTGCGCAGCTGCCTCGGGCGAAGTGGTCGATCGGCTTGAGCCGAGTGCCCGGCTGCTTCGGGCTGGGTGGCCGATCATCTTGGGCCGAGCGTGCGGCTGCTTCGAGCGGAGTGGCCAATCGCCTTGGGCGGCTGTGTGACTATCTCGGGCCGAGTGACCAATCACCTTGAGCCGAGTGTGGGGCTGCTTCGGGTCGAGTGACCGACCATCTCGAGCCGACTGTCCGACCATCTCGAGCCGAGTGACCAACTACCTCGAGCCGATGGCACCATCGCTTCGCTTAGCTGTCCACAACCGGTCAGTAACCCTTTCACCAGGCGTTACCCCTTGTAGACTGGAGCAGGGACGCCCCCCGGGTTGGGTG
This window contains:
- a CDS encoding S1C family serine protease — encoded protein: MSQHPEQDPTPEPDRLGPRPLRRPAVDPAQAAVFGRPAGVDSAFAARNGSHPDPALRTAPPPAAALVEAFSRPSDDTGVLLQRPPGETDGEQSADSPLWSKDADPWRDPGAGAMIGPPALDKPEPEAKEQVAADAGRLLSVPELLFGRRVKASALIILAVVVLVIGGAGGVVGWFIARTGDSLTSDVTLAEVSPGVQRPPGSISDIAKRVAPSVVSIELHGPNASGVGSGAVIDGQGYIITNNHVIENAAKDTAIKMTAVFQDGSRADAKVVGRDPKTDLAVIKVQVNNPTVLQFGDSESLQVGDTVIAVGSPLGLSNTFTEGIVSALHRPRLIPNGGGDPPVAYDAIQTDASINRGNSGGPLVDATGALVGINSFIVPASEDGGSVGLGFAIPSNFARKIAQTLIRDGQVKHPEIGINAVSDVSAESSQGARAANIVENGAAQKAGIREGDIITKVGDRIVRNSPELTVAVRAHEIGAKVPVVLVRDGRELTIDVVLQSD
- the tatB gene encoding Sec-independent protein translocase protein TatB; this encodes MFESIGWLEILVLLLAGLFILGPERLPSAAAWIGKSIRKVREFATGARDQLRNEMGPEFDELRKPLENLRELRSFDPKRMVTQHLFNDEPANGSKPNGYTPPPPAPPATQTPPPLNPGEKPPFDPDAT